A window from Vigna radiata var. radiata cultivar VC1973A unplaced genomic scaffold, Vradiata_ver6 scaffold_180, whole genome shotgun sequence encodes these proteins:
- the LOC106778922 gene encoding protein FREE1-like translates to MSLASSRKHLKKSPNSNSRIPNSQLSEQGDFTSVPPYYQFSHPQNPIPNPNPSDPNPNNLYASAPPLTPNYAPSDYTNYHPSYPQNPDSIPPIAPPSFAPSSSNPNFNSPFESNPSYQQPQQQPYFPPYDQHQTHPNYAPPNPNPAPSLYNSAPYSYTGGSDDGYGDGVYAYQGGKVEPYGARVTVPKSST, encoded by the exons ATGTCTCTGGCTTCCTCTCGCAAGCACTTGAAGAAATCCCCAAACTCAAATTCTCGAATCCCTAATTCCCAATTATCAGAG CAAGGAGATTTCACCTCTGTTCCTCCGTATTATCAATTTTCTCATCCCCAAAACCCCATCCCCAATCCCAACCCTTCGGATCCCAACCCCAACAACCTCTACGCTTCTGCACCTCCTTTAACCCCCAATTACGCACCTTCCGATTACACCAACTATCATCCTTCTTACCCTCAAAATCCTGATTCTATTCCACCCATTGCTCCTCCTTCTTTTGCTCCCTCTTCCTCCAACCCTAATTTCAACTCGCCCTTCGAATCAAACCCTTCATACCAACAACCGCAACAACAACCCTATTTCCCACCATACGATCAACATCAAACGCATCCCAATTACGCCCCTCCCAACCCCAATCCCGCTCCCTCCCTATACAACTCTGCTCCTTACAGCTACACCGGAGGCAGTGATGATGGCTACGGAGATGGGGTGTATGCTTATCAGGGAGGGAAAGTAGAACCCTATGGGGCACGTGTCACGGTGCCGAAATCATCGACTTAG
- the LOC111240742 gene encoding uncharacterized protein LOC111240742, translated as MQHSTGSVKRLGAKPTCFCGQNAVFRIARTPKNKGKKFWGCPNFKGGNDELVGCNFFEWCLEEGNQGVVEERSAIARAEEVGLMSMEESYLEKMRMASMEKTLLRLEKWFKILVGMMFVNFIFNLILVSLLLKVG; from the exons ATGCAACACAGTACTGGCAGTGTGAAGAGATTGGGTGCAAAACCAACATGCTTCTGTGGTCAGAATGCAGTGTTTCGAATTGCCCGAACACCTAAGAACAAGGGGAAAAAATTTTGGGGGTGTCCTAACTTCAAG GGTGGGAATGACGAATTGGTTGGGTGCAACTTCTTTGAGTGGTGCTTGGAAGAAGGAAATCAAGGAGTGGTAGAAGAAAGGAGTGCTATTGCACGAGCTGAAGAAGTGGGTTTGATGAGTATGGAAGAAAGTTATCTTGAAAAGATGAGAATGGCTTCTATGGAGAAAACCTTACTTAGGTTGGAAAAGTGGTTTAAAATCTTAGTGGGGATGATGTTTgtgaactttattttcaatttaattttagtgtCACTGTTGCTGAAAGTTGGGTGA